The proteins below are encoded in one region of Paralysiella testudinis:
- a CDS encoding cytochrome c biogenesis protein ResB encodes MAKSSPAKSAASVPLIRRPWFAFLSSMRFAVALLCLLGIASVIGTVLKQNEPMSGYLAKFGPFWHPIFDFLGLYDVYSSSWFVVIMLFLVLSTGLCLWRNIPPFVREMRSFRIKATRQSLANMQHNALLAAPPTAEVVRRYFEVSGFTVKTQQRDNGDVLLAAKKGSASKLGYICAHMAIIVICLGGLIDSNMGLKLGVLSGRLVPDADTIMAKDFQPHSKLSSNTLSFRGDVNINEGQGADVVFLNTGKGFLVQDLPFSVELRKFHVDYYDTGMPKNFASDITVIDKKTGAKQEATIKVNHPLTVDGVTIYQASFGDGGSDLRFQSWDLGSSSPESVALKAVSMNAFPLALREQQYRLEFDEFRPINVEDTEHSTKASGWQQKMHDVRSVKKEKTARNVGPTITYKIRDNAGQAHEYMNYMFPLQRDGDWFYATGERSGIGADFRWLMLPADRDGKLTTFMHLRQILQNPEMRDKLAAEAVKGVDPQMQAAFGEAVRNVLRLFSEGGYVALNDFVQEKIPAAEQDRMRDFFYQVLYGATSLALDEAVQAQGQAPWPASDDVRNRFLLNSLDGYTGLTRFSAPLLMQLDAFKEVRSSGLQMTRSPGQSLVYLGSVLLILGSIFMFYVREKRIWALFGHDGMRLAMSATRHQRDLDSEFPQHVAKLTQLAKDLSHE; translated from the coding sequence ATGGCTAAATCTTCTCCGGCTAAATCGGCCGCTTCAGTGCCTTTAATCCGGCGCCCATGGTTTGCTTTTTTAAGCTCCATGCGTTTTGCGGTGGCTTTGTTGTGTTTGCTCGGCATTGCCTCGGTTATCGGCACAGTGCTGAAGCAAAATGAGCCGATGAGCGGCTATCTGGCCAAATTTGGCCCCTTCTGGCACCCCATTTTTGATTTCCTTGGCCTCTACGATGTGTATTCCTCATCGTGGTTTGTGGTGATTATGCTGTTTTTGGTGTTGTCCACCGGCTTATGCTTATGGCGCAATATCCCGCCGTTCGTGCGCGAAATGCGCTCTTTCCGCATCAAGGCCACGCGCCAATCGTTGGCCAATATGCAGCACAATGCTTTGCTGGCGGCACCGCCCACCGCAGAGGTGGTGCGCCGCTATTTTGAAGTATCCGGCTTTACAGTAAAAACGCAGCAACGTGACAACGGCGATGTATTGCTGGCGGCAAAAAAGGGCAGTGCCAGCAAGCTTGGTTATATCTGCGCCCATATGGCCATTATTGTGATTTGTTTGGGTGGCTTGATCGACAGCAATATGGGCTTGAAACTGGGCGTGCTCAGCGGGCGCTTGGTGCCGGATGCCGACACCATTATGGCCAAGGATTTCCAGCCGCACAGTAAGCTAAGCAGCAATACATTGTCGTTTCGCGGTGATGTCAACATCAATGAAGGCCAAGGCGCAGACGTGGTGTTTTTAAACACCGGCAAAGGTTTTTTGGTGCAGGATTTGCCGTTTTCGGTGGAGCTGCGTAAATTCCATGTGGATTACTACGACACCGGCATGCCTAAAAACTTTGCCAGCGACATCACTGTAATCGATAAAAAAACCGGCGCCAAACAAGAAGCCACCATCAAAGTAAATCACCCGCTCACCGTGGATGGCGTTACCATTTATCAGGCCAGCTTTGGCGACGGCGGCTCTGATTTGCGCTTCCAAAGCTGGGATTTGGGCAGCAGCAGCCCGGAATCGGTGGCGTTAAAAGCGGTATCGATGAATGCCTTTCCGCTGGCCTTGCGCGAGCAGCAATACCGGCTCGAATTCGACGAATTTCGCCCCATCAATGTGGAAGACACCGAACACAGCACCAAAGCGAGCGGTTGGCAGCAGAAAATGCACGATGTGCGCAGCGTGAAAAAAGAAAAAACCGCCCGCAATGTCGGCCCCACCATCACCTATAAAATCCGCGACAATGCAGGCCAAGCACACGAATACATGAACTATATGTTCCCACTGCAACGCGATGGCGACTGGTTTTACGCCACCGGCGAGCGCAGCGGCATCGGTGCCGATTTCCGTTGGCTAATGTTGCCGGCCGACCGCGACGGCAAATTAACCACTTTTATGCATTTGCGCCAAATTCTGCAAAACCCCGAGATGCGCGACAAACTGGCTGCCGAAGCGGTTAAAGGGGTGGATCCGCAAATGCAGGCAGCCTTTGGCGAAGCCGTGCGCAATGTGTTGCGCCTGTTTAGCGAAGGCGGCTATGTGGCGCTCAACGATTTTGTGCAAGAAAAAATTCCCGCCGCCGAGCAAGACCGCATGCGCGATTTTTTCTATCAGGTGCTTTATGGTGCCACCAGCCTAGCGCTGGATGAAGCCGTGCAGGCACAAGGGCAAGCGCCGTGGCCGGCCAGCGATGACGTGCGCAACCGCTTTTTGCTCAACAGTTTGGATGGCTACACCGGCCTCACCCGCTTTTCGGCACCGCTGCTGATGCAGTTGGATGCGTTTAAAGAAGTGCGCTCTTCCGGCCTGCAAATGACCCGCTCGCCCGGCCAGAGCTTGGTGTATTTGGGCTCGGTGTTGTTGATTTTGGGCTCGATTTTTATGTTTTATGTGCGCGAAAAACGCATTTGGGCGTTGTTTGGCCACGACGGCATGCGCTTGGCCATGAGCGCCACCCGCCACCAGCGTGATTTGGACAGCGAATTTCCCCAACATGTGGCAAAATTAACGCAATTGGCCAAGGATTTATCTCATGAATAG
- the yihA gene encoding ribosome biogenesis GTP-binding protein YihA/YsxC, with translation MNLFQNAKFYTTVNHLKDLPATRAEIAFVGRSNAGKSSAINTLTNHTRLAYVSKTPGRTQHINFFELANGAFMVDLPGYGYAQVPEAIRTHWVRLLGDYLQHRAQLIGLVMIMDIRHPLKALDVQMLDFFALTGRPVHILLSKADKLSKNDQIKSLSTVKQALKPFTERQQVSVQLFSSLKKQGMAEVETVVAGWFADFTPTDEAELPAV, from the coding sequence ATGAACCTTTTTCAGAACGCAAAATTTTACACCACCGTCAACCATTTAAAGGATTTGCCCGCCACGCGAGCGGAAATTGCCTTTGTGGGGCGCAGCAATGCCGGTAAATCCAGTGCCATCAACACGCTAACCAACCACACCCGGCTGGCTTATGTATCCAAAACGCCCGGGCGCACCCAGCACATCAATTTTTTCGAGCTGGCCAACGGCGCTTTTATGGTGGACTTGCCCGGCTACGGCTATGCGCAGGTGCCTGAAGCCATCCGCACCCATTGGGTACGGCTATTGGGCGATTACCTGCAACACCGCGCGCAACTTATCGGCCTGGTGATGATTATGGACATCCGCCATCCCTTAAAGGCGTTGGACGTGCAAATGCTGGACTTCTTTGCGCTCACCGGCAGGCCGGTGCATATTTTGCTCTCCAAAGCCGATAAATTATCCAAGAACGACCAAATCAAATCCTTGTCGACGGTCAAACAAGCCCTAAAACCGTTTACCGAACGCCAACAAGTGAGCGTGCAGTTGTTTTCCAGCCTCAAAAAGCAAGGCATGGCCGAAGTGGAAACCGTGGTGGCCGGCTGGTTTGCCGATTTTACACCGACAGACGAGGCGGAGCTTCCAGCAGTCTGA
- a CDS encoding TerC family protein produces the protein MDFSWLAEPTTWIGFATLLVLEVVLGIDNLVFIAILANKVKPQYRDRARLVGLSLAVVIRIIMLGLMSYIITLTHPLFFVGEFAVSGKDLIMFFGGLFLLYKATTELHERLEGHAQFADMGQVKHFAPFWGVVLQILVLDAVFSIDSVITAVAMVEHVVVAMAAVVVAMAIMIWASRPLTEFVGKHPTVVMLCLGFLLMIGFSLIAEGLHFHIPKGYLYAAIAFSILIEVFNQISSRNSRRNDMIGRTWRHRTAESVLGMMGMRESVLARAGDGAGDDTHFEENEKSMIRSVLTLAERPILGVMTPRSDIERLDISQSREQQFAQLQNTPFSRLMVVGKAGIDEPLGYINKKDLLAQLLNNGELNIQAALKQPLVLPDSSTVLDAMELFRARSADLSLVVDEFGAILGMVTMKDLMETIAGDFPEEYEREEAPSIETNEADQSLTVDGGLEYTNLAQEIDLPPLPEDADYHTVAGLMMEELQTIPNEGDFVDFYGYRFEVLSKENRRIERVRITRAPPEDEA, from the coding sequence ATGGATTTCAGCTGGCTGGCCGAGCCGACCACATGGATAGGCTTTGCAACCTTGCTGGTGCTGGAGGTGGTGCTGGGCATCGATAACTTGGTGTTCATTGCCATTTTGGCCAATAAAGTCAAACCCCAATACCGTGATCGCGCCCGTTTGGTGGGGCTGAGCTTGGCAGTAGTCATCCGCATCATTATGTTGGGCTTGATGTCTTACATCATCACCCTCACTCATCCGCTGTTTTTCGTGGGCGAATTTGCGGTTTCCGGCAAAGACTTGATTATGTTTTTTGGTGGTCTGTTTCTGCTCTACAAAGCCACCACTGAGTTGCACGAGCGGCTGGAAGGCCATGCCCAATTTGCTGATATGGGGCAGGTAAAACACTTTGCGCCGTTTTGGGGCGTGGTGTTGCAAATTCTGGTGCTGGATGCGGTATTCTCGATTGATTCGGTGATTACTGCCGTGGCCATGGTAGAGCATGTGGTGGTGGCGATGGCCGCGGTGGTGGTGGCGATGGCGATTATGATTTGGGCCAGCCGCCCGCTCACCGAATTTGTGGGCAAACACCCCACGGTGGTGATGTTGTGCTTAGGCTTTTTGCTGATGATTGGTTTCAGCCTGATTGCCGAAGGCCTGCATTTCCATATTCCCAAAGGCTATCTGTATGCCGCCATCGCCTTCTCGATTTTGATTGAGGTGTTTAACCAGATTTCCTCACGCAACAGCCGCCGCAACGACATGATTGGCCGCACTTGGCGCCACCGCACTGCCGAAAGCGTGCTGGGCATGATGGGGATGCGGGAGTCGGTGTTGGCCAGAGCCGGTGACGGTGCGGGCGACGACACCCATTTTGAAGAAAACGAAAAATCGATGATCCGCAGCGTGCTCACCTTGGCCGAGCGGCCGATTTTGGGGGTGATGACGCCGCGCAGCGATATTGAACGGCTGGACATTTCACAAAGCCGCGAGCAGCAGTTTGCCCAGTTGCAAAATACGCCGTTTTCACGGCTGATGGTGGTGGGCAAGGCGGGCATCGACGAGCCTTTGGGCTACATCAATAAAAAAGACCTGCTGGCGCAGTTGTTAAACAACGGCGAATTGAATATTCAGGCAGCCTTAAAGCAGCCGCTGGTGCTGCCCGACTCCAGCACCGTATTGGATGCGATGGAATTGTTTCGCGCCCGCAGTGCCGATTTGTCTTTAGTGGTGGATGAGTTCGGTGCCATTTTGGGCATGGTGACCATGAAAGATTTGATGGAAACCATTGCCGGTGATTTCCCCGAAGAATACGAGCGCGAAGAAGCGCCCAGTATTGAAACCAATGAGGCCGATCAAAGCCTCACCGTGGACGGCGGGTTGGAATACACCAATCTGGCGCAAGAAATCGACCTGCCGCCCTTGCCGGAAGACGCCGACTACCACACCGTGGCCGGTTTGATGATGGAAGAGCTGCAAACCATTCCCAATGAAGGCGATTTTGTGGACTTTTACGGCTACCGCTTTGAGGTGTTGAGCAAGGAAAACCGCCGCATCGAGCGTGTGCGCATTACCCGTGCACCGCCTGAAGACGAAGCTTAA
- a CDS encoding glycine betaine ABC transporter substrate-binding protein, producing MRLIPRVGLMLLGLLLSPWLWAACEKPIKFGALTWESGQFTSAVLRTLVEEGYGCATEEVPGANPALEAALAQDDIQVIGEQWVGRSPALQQAVDAGKVAVIGDTLQGGAEQGWYVPAYVLAQNPDLQSYRDLPRFAHLFADPENPGRARFVNCPSGWICEVFNTRLLRNSGLDAQFNNVHPGTGAALDATIAAAYAQQKPLLFYYWQPTGLMAKYDLKPIPLPAYNDACWQDLLRADGRSSCVSGMPTSQLAIAVSTPFVQQHGDLAALFARVQFTPQQLNSAILAMSEHQRSGHAQAQIFLREQPEVWRPWLSPEAALRMDAFLNRDAQAQSGFFPQWSVAGGFNRWLNLLVRDYGDYFRHISQFTLHGLLLPIERLLAAMPPWLLLGLVSVLAWHATRRWLFVMGCTVGLFLIGAFGLWPSLLQTMALLVVAVGITVVLGVPLGIVMARSRRVHQIVSPVLDVMQTMPSFVYLIPVLMLFGLGKVPALFATVVYALAPLVRLTALGIRQVSPQLTEAAQSFGSSRWQMLLWVVLPLAKPSIMAGVNQAVMMSLSMVVLASMIGAPGLGEPVLQAIQTLNIGQGLEAGAAIVVVAIVIDRITQAYGRSKRQKQTGEHS from the coding sequence ATGCGCTTGATACCGCGCGTTGGGCTAATGCTGCTGGGTTTACTGTTGTCGCCCTGGCTGTGGGCGGCTTGCGAAAAGCCGATTAAATTTGGCGCGCTCACGTGGGAAAGCGGCCAGTTTACCAGTGCCGTATTGCGCACCTTGGTGGAAGAGGGCTATGGCTGCGCCACCGAAGAAGTGCCCGGTGCCAATCCGGCGCTGGAAGCGGCGTTGGCGCAAGACGATATCCAAGTGATTGGCGAGCAATGGGTGGGGCGCTCGCCCGCTTTGCAGCAAGCGGTGGATGCGGGCAAGGTGGCGGTGATTGGCGACACCTTACAAGGCGGTGCCGAGCAGGGCTGGTATGTGCCTGCCTATGTGTTGGCGCAAAATCCCGATTTACAGAGCTACCGTGATTTGCCGCGTTTTGCACATTTATTTGCCGACCCGGAAAACCCCGGCCGTGCCCGGTTTGTGAATTGCCCCAGCGGCTGGATTTGCGAGGTGTTCAACACCCGCCTGTTGCGCAACAGCGGGCTGGATGCCCAGTTTAATAATGTTCACCCCGGCACCGGTGCGGCGCTGGATGCCACCATTGCCGCCGCTTATGCGCAACAAAAACCGCTGCTGTTCTACTACTGGCAGCCCACCGGCCTGATGGCCAAATACGACCTCAAGCCAATCCCGCTGCCTGCCTACAACGATGCTTGTTGGCAGGATTTATTGCGTGCCGACGGCCGCAGCAGCTGCGTTTCTGGCATGCCCACTTCGCAATTGGCGATTGCGGTTTCCACCCCGTTTGTGCAGCAACATGGCGATTTGGCCGCGCTGTTTGCGCGGGTGCAATTCACCCCGCAACAGCTGAATAGCGCCATTTTGGCCATGAGCGAACATCAGCGCAGCGGCCACGCGCAGGCACAGATTTTTCTGCGCGAACAGCCTGAGGTGTGGCGCCCTTGGCTCAGCCCGGAAGCGGCGTTGCGCATGGATGCGTTTTTAAACCGAGATGCACAGGCACAAAGCGGCTTCTTCCCGCAATGGTCGGTGGCGGGCGGGTTTAACCGCTGGCTCAATCTGCTGGTGCGCGACTACGGCGACTATTTCCGCCACATCAGCCAGTTTACCCTTCATGGCTTGCTGTTGCCGATTGAGCGGCTGCTGGCGGCAATGCCGCCGTGGCTGCTGCTGGGGCTGGTGTCGGTGTTGGCTTGGCATGCCACCCGCCGTTGGCTGTTTGTGATGGGTTGTACGGTAGGGCTGTTTTTAATTGGGGCATTTGGTTTGTGGCCGTCGTTATTGCAAACCATGGCCTTGTTGGTGGTGGCAGTGGGCATCACCGTGGTATTGGGCGTTCCGTTGGGGATTGTGATGGCGCGCAGCCGCCGCGTGCACCAAATCGTGTCGCCGGTGTTGGATGTGATGCAAACCATGCCCAGCTTTGTGTATCTGATTCCGGTGTTGATGTTGTTTGGCTTGGGCAAAGTGCCGGCGCTGTTTGCCACCGTGGTGTATGCGCTGGCGCCCTTGGTGCGCCTCACCGCCTTGGGTATCCGCCAAGTGAGCCCGCAGCTCACCGAAGCGGCGCAATCGTTTGGCAGCAGCCGCTGGCAGATGTTGTTGTGGGTGGTGCTGCCCTTGGCCAAGCCCAGCATCATGGCCGGGGTAAACCAAGCGGTGATGATGTCGCTGTCGATGGTGGTGCTGGCTTCGATGATTGGCGCACCGGGCTTGGGCGAGCCGGTGTTACAGGCGATTCAAACCCTCAATATCGGCCAAGGGCTGGAAGCGGGCGCGGCCATTGTGGTGGTGGCGATTGTGATCGACCGCATCACCCAAGCCTACGGGCGCTCCAAACGGCAAAAACAAACAGGCGAACACTCATGA
- a CDS encoding c-type cytochrome: MKRLTLLSLAVAVSGLAAAQPKADVARGEQIANTVCAACHAADGNSGIAMYPRLAAQDAEYIILETHLIKDGKRTTGAAGTMMPLVQSLSDDDIRNVAAYFQKQQPKAGEANPKENPELGARIFRGGLADKKLPACMSCHGPNGAGMPGGSTAKDGIVAYPRLGGQHKAYVVEQLKAYQNGQRTNPIMVDIAKRMSADEINAVGNFIQGLH; encoded by the coding sequence ATGAAACGTTTAACCCTACTGAGTTTGGCCGTGGCGGTGTCCGGCTTGGCGGCGGCTCAGCCCAAAGCCGATGTGGCGCGTGGTGAGCAAATTGCCAATACCGTTTGTGCGGCCTGCCACGCTGCCGACGGCAACAGTGGCATTGCCATGTATCCGCGCTTGGCCGCTCAGGATGCCGAATACATTATTTTGGAAACCCATTTAATTAAAGACGGCAAGCGCACCACCGGTGCGGCAGGTACCATGATGCCCTTGGTGCAATCTTTGTCGGATGACGACATCCGCAATGTGGCCGCCTATTTCCAAAAACAACAACCCAAAGCGGGCGAAGCCAACCCCAAAGAAAACCCCGAGCTGGGCGCGCGCATTTTCCGCGGCGGCTTGGCCGATAAAAAACTGCCCGCCTGTATGTCTTGCCACGGCCCCAACGGTGCCGGTATGCCCGGCGGCTCCACTGCCAAAGACGGCATTGTGGCCTATCCGCGTTTGGGCGGCCAGCACAAAGCCTATGTGGTGGAGCAGCTGAAAGCTTACCAAAACGGGCAACGCACCAATCCGATTATGGTGGACATCGCCAAACGCATGTCGGCTGATGAAATCAATGCGGTGGGTAACTTTATCCAAGGTTTGCACTAA
- a CDS encoding ATP-binding cassette domain-containing protein, giving the protein MSDIHLAGISKIYGKNGLRVLPLLAQGMSSREVLAATGCQVGLYDINLHIPAGEVFCMMGLSGSGKSTLVRHINRLIDPSCGSVHVGDLNVTALDAAGLREYRRRRVSMVFQHFGLLPHLTVQQNAEYALRVRGVPPPQQAEQAVYWLGEVGLGGYEQHYPDQLSGGMRQRVGLARALAADTDIVLMDEPFSALDPLIRQKLQQQVLDLQARLNKTIVFITHDIEEAMLMGSRIAMLNAGRLVQVGTPTELRHHPADDYVAEFMQSAR; this is encoded by the coding sequence ATGAGCGATATTCATCTGGCCGGCATCAGCAAAATCTACGGCAAAAACGGCCTACGCGTGTTGCCGCTGCTGGCGCAAGGCATGAGCAGCCGCGAAGTGCTGGCCGCCACCGGCTGCCAAGTGGGGCTGTACGACATCAATCTGCACATTCCGGCGGGCGAGGTGTTTTGCATGATGGGCTTGTCCGGCTCAGGCAAATCCACGCTGGTGCGCCACATCAACCGCTTAATCGATCCCAGCTGCGGCAGCGTGCATGTGGGCGATTTAAACGTCACTGCGCTGGATGCCGCCGGTTTGCGCGAATACCGCCGCCGCCGTGTGAGCATGGTGTTCCAGCACTTTGGCCTGCTGCCGCACCTCACCGTGCAGCAAAATGCCGAATACGCCTTGCGTGTGCGTGGCGTGCCGCCGCCGCAACAAGCCGAGCAGGCCGTTTATTGGCTGGGTGAAGTGGGCCTGGGCGGCTACGAGCAGCATTATCCCGACCAGCTCTCCGGTGGCATGCGTCAGCGCGTGGGCTTGGCGCGCGCCTTGGCTGCCGACACCGATATTGTGCTGATGGACGAGCCGTTTTCCGCCCTCGATCCCTTAATTCGTCAAAAGCTGCAACAGCAAGTGCTCGATTTACAGGCACGGCTCAATAAAACCATTGTGTTCATCACCCACGACATTGAAGAAGCCATGCTGATGGGCAGCCGCATCGCCATGCTCAATGCTGGGCGGTTGGTGCAAGTGGGCACCCCGACAGAATTGCGCCATCACCCGGCCGATGATTATGTGGCCGAATTTATGCAAAGCGCGCGCTGA
- a CDS encoding CitMHS family transporter, translated as MLTAIGLSIIVIIVVLLLTEKVSPIIAMILVPFIGALLAGFSFEEIKQFYQDGTRSVLQIVIMFVFAILFFGIMSDAGLFKPLIDGLVKLTRGNVVAVAVGTVLISIVAQLDGAGATTFLLVVPPLLPLYKRLRMNPYLLFLLLAASAGLVNMLPWGGPTGRVATVLEMDVGELYRPLFAVQIIGLVLTLALAAFLGVREKRRILREYGTLQFDDAASADEIIDRASAEALARPQYFWANVVLFLLTMTVLFAGLLPAGYVFMLATTLALLLNYRKPHLQMERINAHAGGAIMMATIILAAGTFLGILKNSGMLDAIAKNMVYLLPDALLPYLHIIIGIFGVPLELVLSTDAYYFGLLPVVEQITSQVGVAPQSAGYAMLIGSIVGTFVTPLSPALWMGLGLARLSMGAHIRYSFFWIWGLSLLTLLGAMLIGVVV; from the coding sequence ATGCTGACAGCCATTGGTTTGTCGATTATTGTGATTATTGTGGTGCTACTGCTCACTGAAAAAGTATCACCCATTATTGCCATGATTTTGGTGCCGTTTATCGGCGCACTCTTGGCTGGGTTTTCTTTTGAGGAAATCAAGCAGTTTTATCAAGACGGCACCCGTTCGGTATTGCAAATCGTCATCATGTTTGTGTTTGCCATTCTGTTTTTCGGCATCATGAGCGATGCGGGTTTGTTCAAACCTTTAATCGACGGGCTGGTGAAGCTCACACGCGGCAATGTGGTGGCGGTGGCGGTGGGCACGGTGTTGATTTCGATTGTGGCACAATTGGATGGTGCCGGTGCCACTACTTTCCTGCTGGTGGTGCCGCCTTTGCTGCCTTTATACAAACGCCTGCGTATGAACCCGTATTTGCTGTTTTTACTGCTGGCGGCCAGCGCCGGCTTGGTCAATATGCTGCCATGGGGCGGCCCCACCGGGCGTGTGGCCACAGTGCTGGAAATGGATGTGGGTGAGCTCTACCGCCCCTTGTTTGCGGTGCAAATCATTGGTTTGGTGCTCACCTTGGCCTTGGCTGCATTTCTGGGTGTGCGTGAAAAGCGCCGTATTTTGCGCGAGTATGGCACCTTGCAGTTTGACGATGCGGCTTCGGCAGACGAGATTATTGATCGCGCCAGTGCCGAAGCCTTGGCACGGCCACAGTATTTCTGGGCCAATGTGGTGCTGTTTTTACTCACCATGACGGTACTGTTTGCCGGGTTGCTGCCGGCGGGCTATGTGTTTATGCTGGCCACCACATTGGCTTTGCTGCTGAACTACCGCAAGCCGCACCTGCAAATGGAACGCATCAACGCCCATGCCGGCGGGGCGATTATGATGGCCACCATTATTTTGGCCGCTGGTACCTTCTTGGGGATTTTGAAAAATTCCGGCATGCTTGATGCGATTGCCAAAAACATGGTGTATTTGCTGCCTGATGCTTTACTGCCTTATCTGCATATTATTATCGGTATTTTTGGGGTGCCGCTGGAGTTGGTGTTGAGCACGGATGCTTATTACTTCGGCTTGTTGCCGGTGGTGGAGCAAATCACCTCGCAAGTGGGCGTGGCACCGCAATCGGCCGGTTATGCCATGCTGATTGGCAGCATTGTGGGCACCTTTGTTACTCCCTTGTCACCCGCCTTGTGGATGGGTTTGGGCTTGGCGCGCCTGTCGATGGGCGCCCATATCCGCTATTCGTTTTTCTGGATTTGGGGCTTGTCGCTGCTCACCTTGTTGGGGGCGATGCTGATTGGGGTGGTGGTGTAA
- the ccsB gene encoding c-type cytochrome biogenesis protein CcsB has product MNSTKTGALPQHELLTERSLWARLNGWDWLFAVAVVAMGLYAQFVFSEHHMDGYEVAILWGTVIGTVWLGWFFKPLRWYVPLVVLLAFVSVTLYGGRFDAGSEKFLLRYFLASQSAIMWQCALIFLALFCYVAGTLSAWRQHKSGNAFLDIGTGLAWAAAVMGLVGLLVRWHESYLLRPDAGHIPVSNLYEVFILFMVITGLMHLYYEGRFHMQRLGAFVYFFMAVLVGFVLWYSFARDAHQIQPLIPALQSWWMKIHVPTNFIGYGAFCMAAMFGVAELWKIKRPQATWLPEAAAIEEVMYKAIAVGFLFFTIATVLGALWAADAWGRYWSWDPKETWAFIVWLNYAVWLHMRLVAGWRGKVLAWWAVIGVFITAFAFLGVNMFLSGLHSYGTL; this is encoded by the coding sequence ATGAATAGCACTAAAACCGGCGCTTTGCCGCAACACGAACTGCTTACCGAGCGCAGCCTGTGGGCGCGTCTGAATGGGTGGGATTGGTTGTTTGCGGTGGCCGTGGTAGCCATGGGGCTGTATGCCCAATTTGTGTTCAGCGAACACCATATGGACGGCTACGAAGTGGCCATTTTGTGGGGCACTGTCATCGGCACGGTGTGGCTGGGCTGGTTTTTCAAACCCTTGCGCTGGTATGTGCCGCTGGTGGTGTTGCTGGCCTTTGTGTCGGTAACGCTCTATGGCGGCCGTTTTGATGCGGGCAGCGAGAAATTTTTGTTGCGCTATTTTCTGGCCAGCCAATCGGCGATTATGTGGCAATGCGCGTTGATTTTTCTGGCTTTGTTTTGCTATGTGGCGGGCACGCTGAGCGCTTGGCGCCAACACAAGAGCGGCAATGCTTTCTTGGACATCGGCACAGGCTTGGCATGGGCGGCGGCGGTGATGGGCTTGGTGGGCTTATTGGTGCGCTGGCACGAAAGCTATTTGCTGCGCCCGGATGCGGGGCATATTCCGGTATCCAATCTGTATGAAGTCTTCATCCTGTTTATGGTGATTACCGGCCTAATGCACTTGTATTACGAAGGCCGCTTCCATATGCAGCGGCTGGGCGCGTTTGTGTATTTCTTTATGGCGGTATTGGTGGGCTTTGTGCTGTGGTACAGCTTTGCCCGCGATGCGCATCAAATCCAGCCGCTGATTCCGGCGCTGCAATCGTGGTGGATGAAAATCCATGTGCCCACCAATTTTATCGGCTATGGCGCATTTTGTATGGCGGCCATGTTCGGCGTGGCCGAATTATGGAAAATCAAGCGCCCGCAGGCCACATGGCTGCCTGAAGCCGCGGCGATTGAAGAAGTGATGTACAAAGCCATTGCCGTGGGTTTTCTGTTTTTCACCATTGCCACTGTATTGGGTGCATTATGGGCAGCCGATGCGTGGGGGCGCTACTGGAGTTGGGATCCGAAAGAAACTTGGGCATTTATTGTGTGGTTGAATTACGCCGTGTGGCTGCATATGCGCCTGGTGGCGGGCTGGCGCGGCAAGGTGTTGGCGTGGTGGGCGGTTATCGGCGTGTTTATCACCGCGTTTGCCTTTTTGGGCGTGAATATGTTTTTGAGCGGCCTGCATTCTTACGGCACGCTGTAA